The DNA segment CATCCGCGAACGCAACACCATCTCCCCCTGCAGACGACGGCACCATGGCGTCTCGGCGAAGCGGACGGGCAAAAACCGGTGCCGCTTCCCTTTTCCGAGCCGTATGTGAAAGCTAGCCGCCGCCACTGACAACGCCCGCTGTATTCCCGGGAATTCGAGGGGAGTCGACCACTCGTCAATGACTTGAATCAGTGCCCAAGCACCATTGCAGGGGCACTGATTCAAGCGGGAGAACGGACGTGTTCGTCTCGCCTACCACGAGGAGGAAGAAGCTCAGAAGAAACCATCTGAGCTGCGGAAACGAAAGCTTTCGACATGATCGCGGCCCACAGGACCAACCATCCGGAGCGCCAAGGATCAGCGACAGTTCACTTGCCGGCATCAGCCGAAATCAAGTCAGTTCCTCATGAGAGACGCGCCGCATCCGCGCAAGATACCGAACACGCATTCACAGCGACGCATTTCGCATATACGTTCGGGCTCTCTATTTGGCTGAGCAAGACAGCTTCGCAAGACTCAGTCACAGGTCCGAGGCGCGCGGGGTGTTCGGGGACGCCTACAGCTCGAACTCCAGGTGCATGATGTCGGTGAAGCGCACCTCCTCCAGCTGGCCGGCGCGGCGGCCGCCGTCTTGGAAGTACACCTCCTTGAGCGCTTCGGCGGCGATCTCCTGCAGATGCTGGTCGGTGGCGCCCTGCTCCTGGGCCTCGAAGAAGCGGGCTGCGTATTGGGGTGGCAGCGCCACGGTCAGGTGACGGAGCCGGTCCTCGTCAGTGGTGCCGACCGGCGCTTTGTAGCCGATCCGGGCGCGGGTGTCGATGACGATGCCGCCGGTGGTCGCCGCCTTCTGCCGCGCCTGGGCGCGGATCTGCGGCTGCCACCGTGCCTTGACCTCGCGCTCCAGGCGGGCGGCGAGCTGCGGGCGGGGCTTCTTGGCCTCGTCCTTGACGTACCGCTCCACCTGGCGCTGGGACATTGCGAGCAGTTCGGCGACCGCCTTGGTGCCCTTGAGCTGCTTGACCAGGTACCGCATCTGAGCACCCGCGCGTTTGGGGGCCGGGCGGGTGAACGCCTTCTGCACCGCCTTGTCCAGGCCGTCCCCGAACAGGGTCATCGTCGCTCTCTCCTACTCTCCGTTGTCGACGTCGGTGACGGTGCCGTCCTTGATGTACCGGGCGAGGTTGAGCTCCGGGGCGTTGAACCGCTCGCGGACCTCTTCGCCCCACAGCACGCTCTGGGTGCCCTCGTGCTTGACCAGGCCCGGGTTGATGCCGAGCTTGAAGCCGCCGGGCAGCGGCTTGCCGTCCCGGTAGGGAAGGAAGTCCAGCGGGCTGTCGCCGTTGGCCGCGTACACGACGCAGTCGGAGAGGATCGCCACCGGGTACTGTCCGGTGAACGCCGCGTGCTTGACGATCTTCCGGTGCAGGTTGATCCGCGTGCGGGAGATGACCGCTGCACGGATGTCCGGCCGCCACGTCGGGCGGGACAGCGCCCGCCATGGCTGCCCGGGCTTCCAGCCCTCGCCCCGGGGGCGTTCGCGCAGCTTGCCGAGGCCGCCCTTGACCGTCGCCTTGATCGCCGAGACGGCGATCGCCAGCTGCGGGTCGCGCTCCTTGTAGCCGTCCATGGCTTCCAGGAAGTCGGCTGGGGACAGGTCGGCGTCGACGCCGAGGTCGGCCATCGTGGCGAGGTAGGCGTCGCGCAGGCGGTTGTACCAGGCGTCGAGGTAGCGGCCGTTGTCGTACCGCACGTATGCCTCGAGCGGCGCGACGTCGTAGCCGAGTTCCACCGCGTACGCCACCGTCGGCGTCGCGTACCAGGCCGGTCCTTCGGGGCGCTCGCCCTTCGGCGTGAACGGGCTGGGCAGCAGGCCGGCGTCCAGGTCCGTCCACTTGTCCTTGGCGACCTTCACGCGGGACAGGTCGACGTGGGACAGGTCGACCAGCCAGCTTCCAGGGAGCTTCGGGTCGAACACCGGCTGCTTGACATGCGTCGGCTCGCCGAGGCCGAGGATCAGCCCGTTGGCGCCTGCGGCGAAGGCCATGTTGACGTCGATGCCGACGAGGTTGCGGCGCATGCATTCGTCGTCGGTGAGCGGGCGCGCCCAGTCGTAGGCCTCCTCGAGCAGCTTCTCCGCCGGTCCGCGGACGTGGAAGCGCGGCAGGTCATTGAGGAGCGGGTGCCCGTCCGGGGCCTCGCAGGGCGCGCAGTCCACCGGGTGCTCACCCAGTGAGCCGGGGTTCTTGCTGTCCGCCTTCCGGAAGCCGCCGGTGGCTTCGTCGCGCACGGCGTAGGTCGGTGGGTGCAGCGCGGTCATCAGCTCCAGGCCGGTCACGGCGGTGGAGCCGCGCGGCGTCATCACCCTCGACGCGTACACGCCCAGGAGCCGGCCGAGTTCCGCCGCCGGGAGCTGGGCAGCCTCGCCCCAGTGGCGGGAGTCGAGCGCGTGCCAGGACGGGATGCACAGCTGCACGCAGTTGCGCTCTGAGCCCTGCGCCGGGCGGTAGATCCTCGCCCAAGGCCCGAAGCCCCTTTTCGTGAGCTTCCAGTCGGCGCGGGCCAGCTGCTTGATGACCTTGTGGCTCTCCGGGATCCGTCCGGCGAGCTTCTCCTCATCGGTGAGGGCGACCGGCAGGCCGTAGCGCTCCAGCGCGGCCTTGGTGAGCACGATCAGCGGGTCGCCGTCTTTGCCCGGCCCGGACAGCTTTGGCTGCCCGAGCCTGGCCTCCTTCAGGGTCCAGTCGACCAGGGCCGGGATGGACTTGGCGGGCACGTCCAGGACCAGGCCACCGACGCAATACGCCAGTACGTGGCCGTCGTCGTCGACGTCGACGACCGCAAGCGGACCGTTGGCGAAGCGTGGATCGGCATTGGCGGGAGTGTTCTCCGGGGCGGCCTTCCGGGCGGCCGGGCGGCGTGACGTCGACGACGGTCTGGTGATGCGCGGCGGACGTGATGCGGCGGCCGAAGCAGCGGTGGTGGCGGTGGGGCGGGGTTCGGTGTTTTCGGAAGCAGCCATGGTCACGGCCTCGGAGGCCGGGGCTGTGGACAGAGTCCGCGCTTCCGGAGCGGGGGCGGGGGTGCTCGCGGACGTCGCGGGAGCGGCCGTGTCGTGTACCGGGGTTGTGGCGCTGGGATCGGCAGGGTAGAGCTCCACGAGCTTGCTGAGCAGGCGTGCGTACGCGTCACGCTCGGGGGGCCGGGGCTCCGTCTTGCCTGACTCCCAGGCACTGACGGTCGCCCGACGCACCTGCAGGGCCTCAGCCACTTCGTCCAGTGTGAAGCCGTGGGCCTGACGCAGCCGCTTGCGCTCCGCCGGTGGCGGAAGCACGGCACGGGACGCGATCAGCGCGTCGACCCGATCGAACAACTCGGGCATGAAACACCTCCTGTGCCTCAACCATAGTCTGAAGCGCATGTTTTGCGTACTAATAGCGTACGACCAGCGTGCGGAGCCTTTTGGCGGGTGACTCGACGTAAGCCACTTGAAGCCCGTACGAGGGGTCCAGAAGAGGACGTCCTGTTCAAGATCAAGTGAGCTGCGGCGTCTTTCGCCCGAGCGGCTGTCGCACACTCACGATCGCGCTCCTCCCTCATCCGTATCGCCCGGAGCGGCCGTGTCGTACTGGCGGTTGGCGTCGTGGACTCCCCTTCCGAGCGCGAGGGTCCAGTGCAGGTCTCCCGAGTGCGGGCAGGCCTGCCATGACCTGAGCAGCCCGGTTGCTGCCAGTTGGTCGAGCAAGGTGGGCAGTTGCGCAAGCGGGAGGCCGCAGGCGCGCGCCATCTGGTCGAGCCCGCTCAGGCCACTGCCGGCCTGCGGTTCGGCGTTCGCTGTGAGGTAGGCGCTCGCCAGTTGCGGCAGCGGTCCGGTTGTTCCTGCTGTCGAGGAGGAGCTGGCACGCAGTGCCCAGTCCGCGGCGCGCATCCGGTCGGGGCGGGCCGGGGCTTGGCCGAGCAGCGTGGCGTCCAGTAGTTCGGCAACGACCTCGTTGGCCGCGGTCGCGGGGATGATGCGCAGCCATCGTGCGTGCTCCAGCTCGCGCCATGGGTCCTGGACGGCGTTGAGGCGGAGGCTGCGCAGCACGCCGTTGGGCAGCCGGACGTGCATTCCGATGTTCACGCGGAGCGCGCACTGCAGCGCGAGCAGGCGCGCGGCGGCCGAAGTGCTGACTGGAAGGGCAGCGGCCAGGTAGCTGAGGATTTCACGTACCCGGACCTGTTCGCCGGGCCCCTTGGGGCGGCGTCTGCGCCGCCGGGCGGTTGTCGGGTGCAGCGGTACGTGGGCGAGGACGGTGTCGGGCACTACGGCGGCCTGTGCTGTTGCTGCGGCGCAGGCGCTGCATGCGTCGGCGAGCCGCCATAGTCGTCCGCCGTGTTCGCGTTTGAGGAGGAGGCGGATGGGGCCGGCGCAGCCGCGGTGGCGGGGGTGCCAGTGGCAGCCGCGTTCATGACATTGGCAGATCCGTAGGTGCGAGGGGAGGAGGTTGCCGCGTGCGTGCCGTGCGAGGTGGGCGAGGGCGGCTGCGCGTGCGGCGGCTGCGGTGATCTGCCCGCTGGTGTGCGGGCATTGCCGGCATACGAGAGCAAGCCCACCGGCGTGCGGGCGCAGTTCCACGGTCCAGGCGCATGGTGTCGTCGGACATGCTAGGCGCAGCCTCATAGGCGCGTGTTCCTCCTTGCCACGTCCGCGCCGGTCCCGTTCTTGGGTATGGGGACGACCGCCCACCGTAGTGCAGACCTCTGCCCTCTCGCGTGCGTCGCCACCTGGGAAAATAGGGCAGAGGTATGCACTGGCAGTGCAGGGGTCTGCACCGTCGGATGGACGGGTGACGATCTTGCCGCCCGATCCGGACCTCACTGCGCTGCGGTTCGAACTCGCGCGCCTGCGGGCCGCGCGCGGGTGGAGCTATGACGAGCTTGCTTCCCGCAGCGGCCTGGCCAGACGCACCGTCATCGAGATCGAGCAGGGCCGCACCATCGGCACGCTGAAGACCTGGCACGCTCTCGCCCACGCCCTGAGCACCCCGCTCGACGAGCTCTTCAGGACCCTGTGCCGCGGGCACGACCTGCCCGGCCCGGCCCAAGACTGACTCCCCGCCAGAGTGTCTGCCACAGATCACCCGAACTGGCGAGACCCGCTCGAACGCGCGATCAAGCATTCGCACTCCAGTCGCACCGTGTGAGGCTGACCGGGCGATCCGGCAGAGCTGCCTGCCGCGGATCCGGCGTGTTGGCTGACAGGTTCGCCCGCATGCGCTCCACACCTCCTCCCCCGGCCCGGCGCTGGGACGGAAGCCCCCTTGCCCACCACGTACGCCGTTCCCTGCACGTCTCCCCCGACGGCGTCAGCCGGCTGCTGCGCTGCGGCCAGGGCGACCGGTGCCGCGAGTGCGGCAACCGGATCGAGTGGTACCACCGCGGCGCCCAGCGGCCCGTCCGTCTCCATCCGCACGAACTTCCGGCCGCCCGGGTGCCCGCCGCGTGCCGCTGGCACGTCAGCTCCGGTGTCGCCTACCCGGGCGGAGACGGCAGCAGCTGGTGCCGTCTGCCACACGCCGTCGTCTGTCCCACCCGCGACACTCCCCCGCCCCCGCCCGAGCTGACCGGGCTGCGCCGGTCGCTCGCCGTGAACACCCGCCGCCTGATCGACGCCGGCGCCTTCACCCCTCCCCCGGCCTCCCCCGACAGCCCAGCACCCCAACGGAAGAACTCGGCAGCCTGCCGCCCGGCCCGCCCCGTCGTGCAGCTGCTGTACGTGCGCTACCTCGCCGCCCGCCCGGTGGACGAGATCCAGTGCATCGCCCAGACCCGGCGCCGTCACCGCTGCACCAGCACCCTGCTCTCCCTCGATACCCCGGCTGGCACCTGGAAGCTGGTCCCAGCCACCGCGACGAGCGGGCAACTGGCCCTGCCCGCCGCGGTCATGGCCATCTACGACCTCAGCGCCATCCCGTACGCCGAGCAACTGCGGTGGCGCACCCAGCGCTGCCCGCAGCACGCCGCCATCCCCACGGCCGCCGACCTGGGGGTGGCCGACTGGGAGCCCTTCGACCCCCTGGCCCACCACGAGCACATCCACAACCGCCTTCCCACCCGCACCCGACGCCCGGGCCCCACCGGCAGGGCACACGAGGCAGCCCGCCCATGACGTCCTTCCATGCCCTCGAGCTCACCCTGCCCAGACCCGCCACCCAGGGCGAGCTCCAGCACGTCCGGGCAAGCGTCCGCCCGACCGCGAACGCGGACCATGCGCAGCCCCGGCGCTGCCCTGCGCCGCGGCACCAACTGGGCACGCGGCTGCCGATCGACATCCTGACAACGCCGCTACCCCAACCGGCGCGACCGGGTTCTGCTCATCATCGCTCTCGGCCCCCTGAGCCGTTGCGGCCTCCCACCGGACCGCAACAGCCCTGGGCAGCGGCGGCAGGATGTGCTCGGCCGGTGCGTGGCCGCGGACCTTGCCCAGCAGAGCAGGAACGCGCTCGGCGCCCGGAAAACCGCTCGAGAGTCTGCTCGCCCACCACAGTGCCGATGAAGTCCTGGTCTGTACGGCCCGAATCCTCCACAGCCGGTATCACCACTGCATCCCGGCAGCGCTGTTAGCCAGCGCGGGCGCTGCACCTTGCCGGGACGGCAGCTAACGCCGCAGACCTCACTCATCACTCCTTTCCCCCTTCCGATGTTTTTCTTCTCTTTCGCGGAGTTCTTGTTGCACACGCCTACCGATGAACAGGCGCACGCTGCCGACGTTTTCCGGGCCGGTCACCATCTCGTCCTGCAGGCCGGCGCCGGGACAGGGAAGACCAGCACCCTCGGCCTCCTCGCGGTCGGCACCCATCGCCGCGGCCGCTACCTCGCCTTTAACAAGAACATCGCCCAGGACGCCGCCAGCCGCTTCCCCCGCACGGTGCTGTGCAAGACCGCCCACGCCACAGCCTTCGCCGCCGTCGGTCACCGCTACACCCGCCGACTCAACAGCCCCCGCCAACCCGCATGGAAGACCGGCCAGGCGCTCGGCATCACGCGTCCGGTGCGCGTCGGTGCTTACGAGATCGGGCCCCGCGCGCTCTCCCACACCGTGCTGCGCACCGTCACCCGCTACTGCCACTCCGCCGACCGCACTCTGACCCGCCACCATGTTCCACGACTGCGCGGCATGGACACACCCGGCGACCATGCCCGACTCGCCGACGAGGTCATGCCGTTCGCGACCAAGGCCTGGGCCGACCTGCACAACCCCGATCAGGGGATGGTCCGTTTCGAACACGACCACTACGTGAAGATGTGGGCCCTGACCCGGCCAGTCCTCGAAGCCGACTTCCTTTTCCTCGACGAGGCCCAGGACACCAACCCGGTCCTGGAAGAAGTCTTCACCGCCCAGCGCGGCCATGCCCAGCTCGTCATGGTCGGCGACTCCGCCCAGGCCATCTACGGCTGGCGCGGCGCCCGCGACGTGATGACCGGCTTCGACGCCACCCCTCTCACCCTGACCCGCTCCTTCCGCTTCGGCCCCCTGATCGCCGAAGAAGCCAACCGGTGGCTCACACTCGCCGACGCCCCCATTCGCCTGACCGGCAGCGAGACCATCCCCACCGAAATCGGCAGCCTCGAGCGGCCGGACGCGGTGCTGTGCCGCACCAACATCGGCGCCATGGCCGAAGTCATGCAACTGCTCGCCACCGGCCACCGCGTCGCGCTCGCCCGCGGAGGACGGCAGCTGGCCGCACTCGCCCTCGCGGCCCGCGACCTCAAGAACGGCCGCCGCACCTCCCACCCCGAACTCGTCCTCTTCGCTGCCTGGGGCGAACTGCAGGACTACGCCGCCCACGACCCCGCAGGACGTGACCTCCAGCCCTTCGTCGACCTCGTCGACACCCACGGCCCCGACGCCATCCTGGCCGCCGTCGACCAGCTCACCGATGAACAGCACGCCGACGTCACCGTCACCACCGCCCACACCGCCAAGGGCCGTGAATGGCCCACCGTCAAAATCGCCGACGACTTCCCCCCACCCAAGGACACCGACCAGCACGCCGCCCAAGGCCAGCCCATTCCGGAACCCGTCAGCGACACCGACGCCCGCCTCGCCTACGTCGCCGTCACCCGCGCCCGCCACCAACTCGACCTCGGCGGCCTCTCCTGGATCAACACCCACCCCACTGCAGCAAGCATGGGCTGAAGCCTGCCGAGGGGAGCGTCATAGCCTGCGCGGGGGTTACGCCCGGCTCCCCGCCGAGATGCAGGCCCACCGGCCAAAAGGAGGCCACTACGATGACATTCACGCCCGCAGAGCGAGAGGCGATCGCCGCCCACTCTGCCGCTCTGGGCCTGTCCGCTGATGAGTACATCCGTCGGACGGCAGCCGACCGAGCCCTGTCCTGGCAGCGCGAGCGGGAAACCTTCCACGCGGTGGCGCAACGACGTGGCTGCACTACCGACGAGCTCGTACAGCGCGGAACCCTCACCGACAACAGCCTCTAACCAGCCCGCGCCCATGGCCGCCGGGGACAGCTGCCACACGAGAGGTGCGGCTCGTCCGAGAAGACCACTGCCGGTGGCTGGCCCGCCGGTCCAGCCCCGTGCGCGTGCTCCGATGTCAGCGGCCAGTTGGATTTCCCCACTCGCGGCCACTTCGTCTCCCCACCACGGCTACTTCAATTCCCCACTGGCGGCCACTTCGTGTACGCAGCGTGAGGTCACCCTCGGCGTTGTTCGCCCCACCACGGCAGGATCGGAGGCAGGTCGCTGAGGCCGCGGGCCGGCCGCTTCGGCATCGGGGACTCCCCATCGTCCCCGTCCCAACGGCGCGCGTACTGGTCCGGGAGGCTGCCCCAGCCCCAGTAGGGAACCGGGCGGTCGGCCACCTCGCCGAGTTCCTCGAGGGGATCAATACGCTTCTCCGCCACCGTGCACAGGTGCGCCCAGTCATCGCCCATGTCGAAGACATAGGCGAACTGTTCGCCGGCCTGCAGCCTGTTCAGCTTGGTCACATGGCCGTCCACGGTGCCGTCCGGGGCCTCGCCGTCCCACCAGTCCAGCGGGCTGACGTGGGTGGCGTCGGACAACGTGAACAGGTGCAGGTGAGCCAAGTCCCAGCGTGCGAAGCCGAGATCGATGGCCGACGCGAGCTGCGCGAAGGAGTGCGACCGAGCAGCGGCGAACACCCGGCCGGGACGCGGCCACAGGTCCGCACCGTGACCGGAGACCAACTCCACCCGGATCGACAGCCAGGTACGAGCCACGTCATTAACCCCCTCATGCGCCAGATCCGCGAGCCAGCACCGAGGCTACTGAGTGTGACTGCGGACTGGGGAATCGAGCTGGCCGTACGTGGGGAATTTCTACTGGCCGCCGTCACTCCGACTTGCCCTCTGGCAGAAGGCACTGCTGACTGCCGCGCCCGGACCACACGCGTAAGATTCTCTATCGATAAAGCTGGCCTCGCAGGTCAGCAAGGCGTTATCCCCACGTAAGTAGGGGTCTCTCCACGGCCGCACCACCGGTGGCGTCACCACCTGGTTGTTCCCCACGCGGGTGGGGATCCGGCAAGCCGGCTGCTGAGCATAAGCGGGCGCCGGTCGAGCACAGCTTCTTGGACCTAGACGGGGCTCCGGGGCCAACCGGCCCGTGTGATGCGTTGGCTGGGCGGGCTGGTCGTTGTTCGACCCCTCCGGGGGTGGGCGTGCCAGCCACTCCCCCACTTTGAGGGTCACCGGGCGTTGGAGTATCGGATAGCTGCCGGTGCCGCACCGCCAGCTCCGGTGGCGGTGCGGATGCGTCCAGACGCCGGGCAGCGCTTCAGTCGGTGTGACGTTGGGTGGGGTCAAGGCGGCTGAGGACGGCGCGCACAATGTCCCGGCTGTAAGGAGGGAGCGGTGTGGCCGCGCCGCGTGGGGTGGGCGGGTTCGTCGGACCCGTGCTACCGGCTCCCTTCGAGCCGGGGCCGCCGTGCTGTTCCCGGAGCAGGTAGGTGATTTTGGCCCACTGGCGGAAGTTGCCGTGGCAGGCGACGTCGTCGATCCACAGCAGTTCGTCTGCGGGTACGTCCGCCCACAGCGGGTGGTACTCGGGGATGGTGGTGAGGACTTCGGCGGGTGTGAGGGGCTTGTAGCGCTGCCAGACGAGGATGCGGGAGTCCAGAGCAGGACGGTTCTTGATCTTCTGGTAGCAGGTTTCGGCGCCGACCAGGACGACGGCGAGGCGGGTGTCTTCGTCGTCCCAGAGCTCGCGGATGAATTCGAAGGCCCGTGTGTCCAGCCACTGGGCTTCGTCGACGACCAGGACGCGCGGGGTTTGCGACAGGGCTTCCTTGAGGATGGTTTCGCAGCGGGCGCTGTTGAGGGGGGCCTCGCCGGGCAGGTCGAGCTTTTTGTACAGGGAGGCGCGCAGGGCCTGGATTTTGGCGGAGCCGACTTTGATGCGCAGGGTGGTGTGGGGGGCGAGGTCGTCGAGGTGGCTGTTGACGGCGAAGGTCTTGCCCAGGCCGACGCCGCCGTGGACGCACATGATGGCGCCCTTGCCGGCGTCGGCGTTGAGGGTGGTGACAAGGTTGGCGTAGGTCTCTGCGCTGGCCTGGGTCAGCATGGCGCGGGCGCCTGGCAGGCCCATGTAGTGGTAGTTCGGGCCAGCGGTCGGCTGGTTTTCGGGCGTGGTGGTCGGGTGGGTCACTCGGTGTCCTGGGGTTTGGGGTCGGGCCGGGGCTTGGTCCAGCGGGCGGAGTCGGGCTGGGGCCGGTTGAGGAGGTCGGGCCGGGCCTCGGCCTGCAGGTGACCTTCCGGTGTCTGCAACTGGCGTAGCTGGGCGGCTGCCTGGCTGGCGGTGAGCCGGTTGAGGGGTTCGGGCGCGGCGGCGACGCTGGTGGCGGCGTAGCGGGGTGTGGCGTTCTTGCGTGCTCGGCGGGCTTTGGCGGCGTAGCGGTCGGCTTCGCGTCGGCGGGCGTTGCGCAGTGCGCGGGCTTGGCGGGGGCTCATCTCGTCGCTGCGGAAGGCGGGTCCGCGGTAGGTGAGGGTGTCGGCGTCGTAGAGTTCGACGCGGTGGTAGTGGTGGGGTTCGTGGCGCAGGCGGACCATCTCGCCGGCGCTTGAGTGGCCGTGCATCCAGTCGCCGACGTAGTAGGCGCTTTTCCAGCGGACGCCCTTGCTGGTGATCTTCCGGGGTGGGCCGGCATCGGTGAGGGTGTAGGTGTGCAGGTCGGCGGGGTCGAGAGTGTCGATGGGGGTGAGGTCGGCGTGCCAGGCCTGGGCGGGGGTGCGCCGGTGGAGGCGGGCGATGGTGTGGTCGTTGTTCCACCAGTCCACCCAGTCGAGGACGACGGTGACGAAGGTTTCGTAGTCGAGGAGGTCGTTAAGGGCCCATAAGGGCTGGCCGCGGCGGTCTCGGCGGCTTCGGGGGGTGTGGGCGTAGCCGGGCAGTCCTTTGAACAGCATGTGCTTGGCGGCGCCGTTGATGGCTTCGACGGTGCCTTTGAGGTGGGGGCTGTAGGGCGGCAGGACGATCAGTTCGGTGCCGAACTTTTTGAACGCCTCGTCCACGCACCTGCCCAGGAAGTCGCGGCCGCGGTCGGTGCGGATCTTGCGGGGGATGCCTCCGAAGGGCCGGTGGTGATCCGTGCAGAGGATGGCGTCGCGGGCGGCGGCCAGGATGGCGTCCTGGCTGGGCTGGTGGGGGGTGATGGCCAGCCCGCAGATGACGGCGGTGGTGTGGTCGATGAACCAGGTGATCCAGGGTTTGCGGCGGCGGCCGTCGATGTTGACGAAGACGCTGGCTTCGACGTGGTCGGTCTCCCAGACGTCGTTGCGGTTGCCGTGCGGGCGCAGGGCGTGCACGTCGTGTCGGCGGCGGGCGGCTTCGCCTCCTCTGAGGGCGGCACGCTGGCCGGGCGTGAGTTCCCGGTCTACGGCACGGTAAAAGGTTGCCTGTGATACACGGGGCGGGTTGCCAAAGATGCCGTCGGCGACGAGTTCGCGGTAGGTGGCTGCGGCGTTGCCGTTCCATCGGGCCAGGGCTTCGTGCATGGCCGGGGTGAGGGTGAAGTGGCGGCGGCCTTGGGGGGTGTAGGTGCCGTTGTGGGTGGTGGCGTTGTCCATCCAGCGGCGCACGGTGCGCCAGTGGACGGTGAAGGCGGCGGCGACGGTACGCACGTCGTAGTGGGTCAGGCGTTCGGCATTACGCAGGCGCAGTAGGCGGCGTACGGCGGCGGCGCGCAGGGAGGTGGTGTCGTAGGGGCCGTCGGGTGGTGGTGTGGCGGGCACTCGTCGGGGTCTTTCTTGGGGTGGCGCACGTCGGGGCGCGGGTGGGTCAGGCGGGGGCGAGGGTGAGCAGGCCGGCGCCGTAGGGCTTGCCGCGGCCGATGCCGGTGAGCAGGGCGTGGCTGAGTTGGTCGGGGTCGGTGATGGTGGCCAGGCCGTCGAAGCGGGTCAGTGCGTGCATGGGGCCGGGAGAGTGGGCTTGTTCGCCGGGCTTGTCGGCGCGGCGGCGTGTGCGGGGGAAGCGGGCGGGGGTGATGTCGGTGGTGGCCAGGGTGAGGCCGGCTTGGTGGGCGCGGCGCTGCCACCAGGCGAGGGCGTCGTCGCCGTAGAGCGCGACGATTTTTCTGCCGTGCTTGTTGTCGACGGGGTGGTGGTCGTCCAGGACGCGGCGGGCGGCGCTGGCGTTCGCGGTGATGCGGTAGCGCACCGCTCGGCCGGGGGTCAGGGCCTGGAACATGGGGTGCAGGGGTCGGGTTTCGGCGGTGCCGTAGTGGTGGGGCAGGCGGGTGAGGTCGGGCGGCTGGTGGGACTGGACGAGCAGGGTGGGTGGGGTGCCTTCGGTGGCGTCTTCCAGGCGGAAGAGCAGGCCGGCCTGCTGCCGGGGGTTTTCGCCGAGGTCGTCGGGGCCAGGAGCATCACGCTCTTGTGCAGGCTGACGGCGTCGGCCAGGTCACGGCGGGCGGCCGGGCTGGGGACTGTAAATCGTTCGGTGTAACTCCCGATCATGGAAGATGCACCGATGACCAGTGAGAACGTGGCCGAGCACGAGGTCGGCGAGTCGGCGGCGGCTGTGTCGGCGAAGGCCGTCGACGACCAGCTGATCGACGAGTTGGTGAGCCGGGCGCAGGCAGAGGGTCTGCAGCTGACCGGTGAGGGCGGGCTGCTCCAGCAGCTGACCAAGCGGCTGCTGGAGTCCGCCCTGGAGGGCGAGATCACCGACCACCTCGGCTATGACAAGCACGATCCGGCGGGCAAGGACGGCGGCAACTCCCGCAACGGCAAACGCTCCAAGACCGTGCTGACCGAGGTTGGGCCGGTGGAGATAGCCGTGCCCCGAGACCGGGACGGCTCGTTCGAGCCGAAGATCGTCAAGAAGCGGCAGAAGCGCCTGACCGGCGTCGACGAGATGGTGATCTCGCTTGCCGCGAAGGGCCTGACCACCGGCGAGGTCCAGGCCCACCTGGCCGAGGTCTACGGCGCCGAGGTCTCGCGGCAGACCATCTCCACCATCACCGACAAGGTCCTCGAGGGCATGGCCGAATGGCAAAGCCGCCCACTCGACGCCGTCTACCCGGTGGTCTTCATCGACGC comes from the Streptomyces sp. DT2A-34 genome and includes:
- a CDS encoding Mu transposase C-terminal domain-containing protein is translated as MPATPPPDGPYDTTSLRAAAVRRLLRLRNAERLTHYDVRTVAAAFTVHWRTVRRWMDNATTHNGTYTPQGRRHFTLTPAMHEALARWNGNAAATYRELVADGIFGNPPRVSQATFYRAVDRELTPGQRAALRGGEAARRRHDVHALRPHGNRNDVWETDHVEASVFVNIDGRRRKPWITWFIDHTTAVICGLAITPHQPSQDAILAAARDAILCTDHHRPFGGIPRKIRTDRGRDFLGRCVDEAFKKFGTELIVLPPYSPHLKGTVEAINGAAKHMLFKGLPGYAHTPRSRRDRRGQPLWALNDLLDYETFVTVVLDWVDWWNNDHTIARLHRRTPAQAWHADLTPIDTLDPADLHTYTLTDAGPPRKITSKGVRWKSAYYVGDWMHGHSSAGEMVRLRHEPHHYHRVELYDADTLTYRGPAFRSDEMSPRQARALRNARRREADRYAAKARRARKNATPRYAATSVAAAPEPLNRLTASQAAAQLRQLQTPEGHLQAEARPDLLNRPQPDSARWTKPRPDPKPQDTE
- the cas6e gene encoding type I-E CRISPR-associated protein Cas6/Cse3/CasE, which gives rise to MLFRLEDATEGTPPTLLVQSHQPPDLTRLPHHYGTAETRPLHPMFQALTPGRAVRYRITANASAARRVLDDHHPVDNKHGRKIVALYGDDALAWWQRRAHQAGLTLATTDITPARFPRTRRRADKPGEQAHSPGPMHALTRFDGLATITDPDQLSHALLTGIGRGKPYGAGLLTLAPA